The Ictalurus punctatus breed USDA103 unplaced genomic scaffold, Coco_2.0 Super-Scaffold_100, whole genome shotgun sequence genome has a window encoding:
- the LOC128629772 gene encoding uncharacterized protein LOC128629772, producing MEQNEARQKVDCVLRVNPKGEEISKEYEKTKTLADVTHKQMVNALVADMLELHGRIPSSSVRTSYALGIVTLFPYLQDPFSKHGYGNTGFIAWRIKTVQHNTCAGSRCHSKTVLQDGPKTRRESLLFCQQRFGEECREAISTIRYSTDESVVKQKMRATFQYRQKMVGEDASSSVLDLFTRFLAVSGLIDHDFSMMFGDEVSKKFLAKWTIFFKPKIIADCKTLKNMGELLSGTEPESEDYNGWDSDMSSILLQLHLLPLTSRGQKKNIQDQFSSSNQPSCELS from the exons ATGGAGCAGAATGAAGCAAGACAG AAAGTTGATTGTGTTCTGAGGGTCAATCCAAAGGGTGAGGAAATCTCCAAGGAGTATGAAAAGACCAAAACACTAGCAGATGTCACACATAAACAGATGGTGAACGCCCTGGTTGCAGACATGTTAGAGCTACATGG gagGATTCCATCCTCAAGTGTGAGGACCAGTTATGCACTGGGAATTGTGACACTTTTTCCATACCTCCAagatcctttctccaaacatggataT GGTAATACTGGCTTCATTGCATGGAGGATCAAGACAGTTCAACATAACACCTGTGCTGGCTCCCGGTGTCATTCCAAGACTGTTCTTCAGGATGGTCCAAAAACCAGACGAGAATCTCTGTTATTCTGTCAACAGCGATTTGGTGAGGAGTGCAGGGAGGCGATATCTACAATACGATATTCCACTGATGAATCTGTGGTCAAACAGAAGATGAGAGCGACTTTCCAGTATCGGCAGAAGATGGTCGGTGAGGATGCATCATCTTCAGTCCTGGATTTGTTCACTCGTTTCCTTGCTGTATCTGGATTG ATCGACCACGatttctccatgatgtttggTGACGAAGTGTCCAAGAAGTTCCTGGCAAAGTGGACAATATTCTTCAAGCCAAAAATCATTGCAGACTGCAAGACTCTTAAGAATATGGGCGAGCTGCTgtcaggaactgaacctgaatctgaggactaCAATG GATGGGACAGCGATATGTCCTCAATCCTTTTGCAGCTGCATCTGCTCCCTCTAACCTCaagaggccagaaaaaaaatatccaagatcAGTTCAGCTCAAGCAACCAGCCATCTTGTGAGCTATCTTAA